In one window of Penaeus monodon isolate SGIC_2016 unplaced genomic scaffold, NSTDA_Pmon_1 PmonScaffold_3085, whole genome shotgun sequence DNA:
- the LOC119570544 gene encoding uncharacterized protein LOC119570544 produces the protein MLSNVQCHWLNSYHARVLEVVGAELRRQGRVEAYDWLVLKTDPLVCAHVDERTTSTTRSTSTSTAYTSTSTSTLGTTTRQHASTRTIEYTTSAIATFTEAAVIGGNGAQLFAPSLWLSAAVLVVCARSWLLW, from the exons ATGCTGAGTAACGTGCAG TGTCACTGGCTGAACTCGTACCACGCCCGCGTGCTCGAAGTCGTCGGGGCGGAACTTCGACGACAAGGGCGCGTGGAGGCCTATGATTGGCTCGTGCTGAAGACCGACCCGCTCGTCTGCGCCCACGTGGACGAAAGGACAACTTCCACCACGAGGTCAACTTCGACCTCCACAGCGTacacttccacttccacctccactttGGGGACTACCACCAGGCAACATGCTTCCACAAGAACCATAGAATACACCACCTCAGCCATTGCCACGTTCACCGAGGCGGCGGTGATCGGCGGGAACGGCGCTCAGCTCTTCGCGCCTTCGCTGTGGCTGTCGGCCGCGGTTCTGGTCGTGTGTGCAAGGAGCTGGCTGTTATGGTAA